The following DNA comes from Tunturibacter psychrotolerans.
TCACCATCCCCAAGAAGCCAGGTTTTGTCCTAGTTACTGGTCAGGTTTATAACGCTTCAGCTATCACTTTTGTTCCTGGGAAAACCGCGGGGTGGTATCTCCAGCACGCAGGGGGTAGTACAGAAGGCGGCAACAGAAAAGAAATTCTCGTCATTCGAGCGAATGGTCTAGTGGTCGGAAGGCGGTCAAACAATTGGCACGAGCCAGGGGTTCTTGACTCAAAGTTAGGTCCTGGTGATGTCGTTGTCGTCCCCCAAAAAGTGTTTGGTGGATCGGCTTTGTGGCGAAACCTTTTCGCGTCGGCCCAGGTGTTCTCCTCGATTGGCTTCGCAGCAGCACTAGCATTACATTAAAACTATCCATGCTGAACCTACAAGTTACAGCAATTCAACTCGCGTGTGGCTGCAGCTCTTGACAGTTATCTGGAAACAAACCTACGAGCGACTACCGAGGTGTAAGCAATGCACAATCTCTTAGAGCCGACATCTCGAGCGTTTCCACTAAGCCAAGACGTGAGTCCTGCAGATGTTGTGAAGAGACCAACCTGGATTGCGAACGCGTCGTTGTTTTGGGATAATCGGCATCTGATGCTTCGTGTGGCGGGAGTCGTCTTCGGACTTAGTCTGCTACTCGCGTTTACGCTACCCAAAGAGTATGAATCTGGCGCGCGACTTATGCCTCCCGAACAGGGTGGAAACGGCGCAGCGATGCTTGCTGCACTAGTTGGTAAGAGTTCGGCGAGCGGTCTGGCAGGCCTAGCGGGAAGTCTCATCGGAGCGAAAAACAATAGCGCCTTGTTCGTTGCTCTATTGCATAGTGGAACAATATCTGGTCATCTCATCGATAAGTTTGATCTGCAGCGTGTATATCATAAGCGATATCGAGATAGTACGGCTAAACGACTCGCACATTTGACCAAGATAACCGAGGATCCTAAGAATGGCGTAATCACAATCGTTGTGACAGACGAAGATCGCAATCGCGCAAAAGAGTTAGCTCAGGCTTATCTCGATGAGCTAAACGGACTAGTCGCTAGAGTCAACACTTCATCTGCTCATCGTGAACGTGAGTTTATTGAACAGCGACTCAGCACCGTCCAGGCAGAACTACAACGTGCCCAGCTTGAACTCAGTGACTTCTCCAGCAAGAACACTACGATTGATCTAAAGGAACAGACGAAGGCTACCGTAGACGCCGGAGCGAAGCTTGAAGGGCAGCTAATAGCGGGCGAATCTGAACTGAGCTCGTTGCGTCAGATTTATGGCGATCAAAATGTTCGAGTTCGTGCGGCGGAGGCAAGGGACGCGATTCTGCGACGCGAGCTACAGCGTGCGAACGAACAGAGTAGCCAGGGAGCAGAAGGTGAGAATCTGGATGTGGCTCATCCATACCCCGCATTAAGAGATCTCCCTCGACTGGGCGTGCACTGGGCGAATCTTTATAGAACTGTTCGTATTCACGAGACGGTATTCGACCTGCTTTCAGAAGAATATGAAACGGCTCGTATTGATGAGGCCAAGTCGATTCCAACGGTCGGGATTATAGACTTCCCCAGCCTTCCTGAGCGAAAGTCTGGTCCCCATCGATTGTTAATAGCTCTGACCGCGACTGTGTTGTCAATCATCCTGACGGCAATATACCTTTTGGCGAAGCAATTCTGGGAGGAATTGGATGCTTTCGATCCACGACGAGAACTAGTTATTCACATCAAGTCGACAATAACCAGCGAGCGGGTTCGAAAGTAGGGATTGAGCAATTATTGTTGGCATGGAATGCACCCTCGGAAGAGCGAAATTATATGACCAAACCCTTATCCATCTCGATTGTGACGCCATCACTAAATCAGGCAAGCTTTATTTATGAAGCTCTGGAAAGTGTGGTTATACAGAACTATCCGAACTGCGAGCACTTAGTGATCGACGGGATGTCAACCGATGGAACTGTAGAGTTATTGCGGAACTTCCGGATCGACGCCTCATCAGGCATAACTTGGGTATCCGAACCTGATAGTGGTCAGAGTGAGGCGTTAAACAAGGGGTTTCGAAAAGCGACGGGAGACATTATTGGTTGGCTGAATGCGGATGACCGCTACCGGACAGGATGTTTTGAACGCGTGGCAAAAATGTTTGAAGAGGATCCGGGGCTCGACATTCTGTACGGAGACTATCGTGTCGTAGACGAATTTGGCGGGCTCGTTCGGATTAAACCAGAAATTACATTTAGTGCCTTTGTTCTCTTTTATCATCGGGTTTTATATATCCCGACCACTACCACGTTTTTTCGCCGTCGAGTCTTTGATGAAGGAAATTGGATCAATGAGAACCTTCAGTATGTGATGGACCTAGAACTGTTTATTCGGTTGGCCGTAAAGGGATACAGGTTCAAGCACATTCCGGAGCTTCTTGCCGATTTCCGATTGCAACCTGCCAGCAAGACATGCCGCAATCCAGAAAAGCAACAATGGGAGCACAGACGCGTAATTTTCGCCACCGTGCCGTTGCTTCGTCGGTTGAAGTCTGAGCGACTAAAAAGAGCCGCGCTGTTTTTCTGTCGGCCTATCGCTGGTTTGAGACGATATGGAGAAAAGGCAATCCGCGGCTCCTATTGGGCACAGTTACAAGCGAACTCGTTCGACAGATTCGGATCGTAAGAGCAGAGTTATGAATATTCTCATTACCGCACTCTCATCATCAACTGGCCCTTCCGGCATTTGCAGGCACGCGTATAGCCTCGTGTGCTGTGCGGCTAGTCGGAGAGAGATCTCTGAAGTCACCTTGGTCATCGGGAAATGGCAAGAGGAATATTTCAGGCACTCATTTCGGATAGAAGGCACCAAGGTAAATATCGTAACAGTTGACACTCGTAACGATGCGTTTACGCGCAATTTGTGGTACCTATGGGAGCTGCCAAAACTCCTGGATGCTCTGGCCGCAGACATCCTTCATCTTTCCTTTCCTGTGCCGATTCGTCGGAGCGCGCTAAATTGTCCTGTGGTCGTATCGCTACACGATCTGTATCCTTACGACGAGCCACATAATTTCGGATTTCCAAAAGTGTTTTTCAATAGAGCGTTCTTGCAACGTTGCCTCGAAGAGGCTGATTTGATCGCCTGTGTTTCTGAGACCACGTTGTCCCGATTAGCGACGCGATTTCCCAAGATTGCCCAACGGAAGAGCGTAGTAGTCCACAACTGTGTCAACATCGACTCCGATAGACCGAGTGCGCCTGTCATTAAGGGGCAACCGTTTTTCTTAATGGTGGCTCAGCACCGGGCGAACAAAAATATACCACTGGCGCTTAGGGCGTTTGGAACGCTATTGGAAAAAGGTAGGATAGAAAGACGGACGTTGCTGGTTTTATTGGGGAACCACGGTCCAGAGACAGGCGCGATCAAAGCCGTCATAGAGCGAGAAGCCTTGGGAGATCGCGTAAAGATGATGGACAGTGTGAGTGATGAAGAATTGGCGTGGCTTTACAAAAGCTGTGACTTATTGTTAGCTCCGTCTTTGATGGAGGGGTTCGGTCTACCTGTAGTCGAAGGGCTGCTTTGTGGAAGTCGTGTTGTATGCTCTGATATTCCGACGTTCCGTGAGATAGGGGGAGAGGCCTGTCACTATTTTGACCTGAACTCGGGGAAGGAGGTGTCAGCTCTGGCCGCGGTAATTTGTGATGCACTTGATACGCCTAGGCGAATCTCAGAGAATCTGGATAGATTTTCGTTGGGAGAAATTGCTAATAAGCTCATGGTTGTTTATGTGGATCTTCGAGAAGGATCGATGCAGGCGGCGAAGAGAAATGAGACGGTGGAGCTCCACCCAGCCGGTTCTTGATTCGGCGTGCCGCCGATAATATTCGGAGCAGCTTCAATGAGGATAACAATTATTCGTGTTTCTGTTCAGAACTCCTGAGGACCTAACTCACGCCTATTTAGTTTGGTGGTGCATCTCAGTTGGGCGCAAAATGTCTCTGAGATGTCAGGGCTTTGTCATTTGATGATACGAGTGAGATACTTGTGCGGTTAACCGCCAGAGAAACCTCATGATCTCGATAAAATAAAGAAGTTGGGAATCAGATCCGATATTGAGATTCCTGAGGAGCAAAAAGTGAGCTTGATTCTGGTTATTGAAGACGATCCTCGCATACAGAAAGCGCTTCATCGGCAGTTCACCACCGAAGGTTATGACGTACATGTGACCGGCGATGGCGCGCAGGGCTTAGCGACCTGTAAGAGCCTAAAACCTGCCGGTGTTGTTCTCGACCTCATGCTACCGAGCATGTCGGGCCTCGAGGTCTGCAAAGGCATCAAGAGCTGGTCCGCGAGTACTCCAGTTGTTGTTCTTAGCGCAGTTTCTGAGGTCGCCGATAAAGTTTTGTTGTTGGAGTTGGGCGCGGACGACTATGTAACAAAACCCTTTAGTCCGCGCGAGCTCATGGCACGGGTACAGGCGGCAATTCGAAGGACTCGAAAGCCGGCAGCGATCAGCCGGGTTAGTTTCGGAAACGTGACAGCGGATTTCTCCGGGATGGAGGTTTTCAAAGACGGTGCTCCAGTGGTCCTTACAGCGCACGAGATCAAGCTTCTCCAGTATTTTGTCGAACATGCTGAGCGAGTCATTACGCGGGAAGAGCTGCTCAACGATGTCTGGAACTACACGTCGTACCCGACAACGCGCACAGTGGACAACCACATTATGAAGTTAAGGCAGAAGTTGGAGGTGGATCCAGGAAAGCCTGTATACTTCCGCACTATCCATGGCATTGGCTACAAATTCGTCCGCGGAAACTGATTTCGCCGCCGCTCATGGGAGGACGAAGTTGATGGATAGGCTACGGATGAGAACGACGTTGCTTATCCCGCTGGTCGTCCTATCATTTGGTTGCACGCTACTCAGTCTTCTCGTAATCCGAACAATAGTGCAGCAGCAGACGAAGGCGGACCTCGCATCCGACCTCCGGCACTCAGTAAAGACCTACCAGAATATTCAACATCAGCAGCGTGAACTGCTTGCGCGCGAATCTGCTCTCCTCGCCGACTTGCCTAGTCTAAAGTCACTGATGACCACCTACGATCCGAGAACGATCGCGGATGGTGGGATAGAATTCTGGCAGGTGAGCGGATGCGATTTCTTCGCGTTGCTTGATCAAAACGGGAAGCTCATTGTGTCCTACAATCGAGGTGCCGCGCTAGATCGTTCAGGCGTGGCACGTGGGCTTGAGGCAGACCGCCACAGACCAGGCGAGCCAATTCTGCTCTCTCTCGGCGACCGTATCTACGAGATAGCGACCCAGCCACTCTATTTTGGACCAAAAGAGCACGGGACCTTTCTCGGATCTGTGGCTGTGGGATATCCCATTGATGAGTATGTTGCCCGCGAGGTGAGTGAAGCAGCTGCGGCACAGGTTGCATTCGCAGTTAACGGCAGAGTAGTAGTCAGCACGCTAGGTCTGGGATTACAGCAACAGCTCGTTGCGCGGGGTGGGAATCTGTTGCAGATATCGACCCAGGACAAGAAAATTCAACTTGGAAAGATGGAATATCTGGCGGCATCGGAACGACTCACGAATTCCGTTGGAGAGGAGAGTCCAACGGAGATTCCACAGCTTGTTGTGCTTAAGTCCTTTGAACAGGCGACGCAATTGCTGGATCGAGTGAACCGTTGGGTGTTGGCGCTTGCTCTCGCAGCGTTGGTCGTGGGATCCGGAATGCTGGCCTCGATCTTACGCAATCTCACGCGTCCTATTGGCACGCTGGTGGAAGGGACTCGGGCTCTCGCTCAAGGCAACTTTGACTATAAACTCAGTGAAGACGGTGCGTCGGAGATAAGGGAGTTAAGCAGGGCTTTTGAACGTATGCGTATTCAGTTACGCCGCACACAGCGGGAGCTTCTGGACTCGGAGAGACTTGCGACGATCGGAAGAATGGCGAGTTCCATCTCACATGATCTGAGGCACTATCTTTCCGCAATGTATGCAAACGCCGAATTTATGAGCGGCGCCAATATATCTCAGCCGGAACGAGAAGAGCTGATGCTCGAAGTACAGACGGCCGTACAGGGAATGACCGATCTTCTCGATTCGCTCCTTCTCTTTACTCAAACCGGGAGGGCACTCCATCCGGAATTCGAATCGATTACGCTTATGATCCAGAGAGCGGTAAACATGGTCCGCTCCCATCCTGCGGGCCGGGACGTCAAAATAACCTTGAACGGCCTATCGTCGCTCGAAGCGTGGGTCGACGCAAAAAAACTGGGACGTGCGGTTTACAATCTGCTCCTTAACGCATGTCAGGCCGCAAAGCGTGGTCAGGGTCCGGCCGCAGTGACTCTGGCTCTCATCGAAAGCGAGCGGTCGATTCAGATTAGAATTGCCGACAATGGTCCAGGTGTACCCGCTCTTGTTCGTCAAAAGATATTCTTGCCGTTCGTAAGCGAGAGCAGGGAGAGCGGCACAGGGCTTGGCTTAACCCTTGCCCAGCAAATTGCGCAAGAGCATGGCGGCGGGATCGAACTCGAGGAGACCACGGCAGGTAATACCGTTTTCACGATTAACCTGCCAAGAGCAGCGCTACAGGCGCTTGGCGTCGCGGTTGAGAAGAAGACCTCGGTCGCACACATCCCAGTCCATGAAAAAGGTTGAAGAATGAGAGAGATCAGTGTTTTACTTCTCACTTGTCTGATACTAGTTGGAGTGTGCGCTTCGTCGCACGCGCAATCGACAATACTTGCACAGGTTCCAGCATCTTCGTCCTCTTCACCTGCAAATGGTCCGTCTTCAAAAATGGAGCAAAGACTGCAAGCAATATCGTCATCACTAGATGAAGCTAATCAGCAGCTCGAGCAGTCTCGAAAGGAAATTCAACAACTACGACAAGAACTCTCCCAGATCAAAGGACAGCTCGCTGCAACCAAACCGATTTCCGAACAGTCTCTCCACAAGGATGAAGTCGACACGGCAAGGACGACAGCTTCGGCGATCGAAGACCTACAGGAGAGGCAGCAAACTCTGGAAGAGCAAGTCAAGCTTCATGAGCAGACGAAGGTCGAAAGCGATTCGAAGTATCCCGTTCGCGTTACGGGCCTGATCCTTTTCAACTCTTTTATTAACAAGGGTATTGTCGATAATATCGATCTACCTGAGGTTGCCCTCGCCGGAAGCAACGACTCGGGCGATGGCAGTGCTGGGGCAAGTTTTCGTCAAACCATTCTAGGTCTGCAGGGTTTTGGACCTAGGATCGCTGGCGCAAGAACTTCTGCTGACGTGAACCTGGACTTCTTCGGTGGGCTCGCTTATGGCAGCACTGCAACCTCAGCTGGCATCGTCCGCATGAGGACTGCTAGTATCAATTTCGATTGGGATCACGATTCAATTCAGGCAGGGATGGTAGGGCCTTTGATCTCTCCGTTGTCGCCCACCTCTTATGCAACTGTTGCCGAGCCCAGCCTGGCGGGTGCAGGAAATTTGTGGACTTGGTCGCCTCAATTGCGCTATGCACACCAGATCCCGCTTCATTCGACAAGGAAGCTGCAATTCGAGTTAGGTTTGTGGGATCCGCCGACCGCCGGTTACAGCACGAATCTGCTATTCCGAGCTCCCAGTCCTGGGGAATATTCCAAACAACCGGCTTATGAATCGCGCATATCCTATGGGACCCCGACCAAAAACTCTTACGGAGATTCATTCAACGAACATCCTTTTCAGGTCGGGCTCAGCGGATATTACAGTCGACAGAGTTATCCCTACGGAGAAAATCTGGATACTTGGGCGGTTACAACGGACTGGCGAGTACCACTCGGCGACCATTTTGAAGTCAGTGGAGAGGGATATCGTGGCTTGGGTCTGGGCGGGTTGGGCGGCGGGGTTTATAAAGACATTCTCATTGGTGTCAATCCTGTCACTGGAGGAAACCCCTATCGCGGCTTGAACGCGATAGGCGGTTGGACTCAGTTTAAAACGCGCTTCGGCCGGTCCCTCGAGGCGAACGCGAGTATTGGTCTGGACGACGGCTTCGCAGGCGATTTTCACAGCCTCCAATTTCCGGCGACTGCCACAGAGGTGCAACTGCGCGCACGTAACAAGATGGTCGTCGCCAACCTAATTTTCAAGCCCAAGACCTATATCATCTTCTCCCCTGAGTATCGAAGAATATGGACCTGGCCTATTTATGGTGCTGGTACTTCGGCGGACATCTTCTCGCTTTCGGCGGGATATCAGTTCTAGGAGATTGAGAAAGTGCGTAAGCTGCCAAGGTCGAGAACCGTCCCATACTGGTGCCTCCTGGCGGCGCTTGCGATGCCACAGTTACGAGCCCAGGGCGTGGAGGTGTCCACAAAGATCCTCGTGCGTGCATCGTCATCTGCAAGTGCCAGGAAGGATCATGAGACACTCAGCACCGGCAATGTAGTCATATGGCTCTCCTCTTTGAAGCCAACAACTACGATATCTCCGTCGCCGGTGAGTCAACCGGTATACCGTCTCGTCCAGAAGCACAAAATGTTCACGCCTCATCTGCTTGTCGTCGCCACCGGCGCCTCCGTGCAATTTCCTAATGAAGATCCCTTCTTTCACAATGTTTTTTCACTTTTCAACGGCAAACGGTTCGATCTAGGCCTATATGAATCGGGCACAACCCGTTCCGTGCGTTTCGATCGCGAAGGTGTCTCCTATATCTTCTGTAACATTCATCCGGAGATGGGAGCAGTTATCCTGGCGCTGAGCACTCCCTACTATGGGATCTCAGGAGAGAACGGCACGGTTTCCATCCACAATGTACCGCCCGGAAACTACCGGCTGAATGTGTGGAGCGAAAACGGTCAACCGGCCGATCAGACCACGGCTGAACGCATCATCCAGGTTACGTCTCAACCTCTACGCCTCGACGACATCACGCTACAAGCTACAGGCGACGCGCTAGCAAACCATAAAAACAAATTTGGGGAGGAATATAAACCGAATCAAGAGATTCGATATTAGTGATCGGGTCGAGACCTGCTGCGCTGGATAATGTTCGCAAAAATTATTAGACCCTTTTAGTTAATGCTTTTTGTGAGGTTGTAGTAAATCACCGGCGTTACGACGAGGCTGAGAAAGATAGATAGCAACAGACCGCCTATAACAGCTATAGCAAGAGGTTGAAGCATCTGCGAACCTGCACCTAGTGCGAATGCGAGGGGAAGCATTCCGCAGATAGCCACAACGGCAGTCATGAAGATTGGCCGGAGGCGGCGCTGTGCAGCATGCAACATGGCTTCACGAGCAAGATCCGTATCGGCTCGGTCGCTGGTATTGCTCAACACCACATCCGGCCGATCGGACAGCCTATTCCGGCCATGAAGTTTTCCCTCATTGCGATATCTTTCGTCTGCATCGAGCAACAAAATGCCATTTTTCGCGACGATACCGATGACCATAATGAGCCCCATAAAACTGGCGACATTAAAGATGGTGCCCGTGAGAAGGAGCGCAACCAC
Coding sequences within:
- a CDS encoding lipopolysaccharide biosynthesis protein — encoded protein: MPPEQGGNGAAMLAALVGKSSASGLAGLAGSLIGAKNNSALFVALLHSGTISGHLIDKFDLQRVYHKRYRDSTAKRLAHLTKITEDPKNGVITIVVTDEDRNRAKELAQAYLDELNGLVARVNTSSAHREREFIEQRLSTVQAELQRAQLELSDFSSKNTTIDLKEQTKATVDAGAKLEGQLIAGESELSSLRQIYGDQNVRVRAAEARDAILRRELQRANEQSSQGAEGENLDVAHPYPALRDLPRLGVHWANLYRTVRIHETVFDLLSEEYETARIDEAKSIPTVGIIDFPSLPERKSGPHRLLIALTATVLSIILTAIYLLAKQFWEELDAFDPRRELVIHIKSTITSERVRK
- a CDS encoding glycosyltransferase family 2 protein; the encoded protein is MTKPLSISIVTPSLNQASFIYEALESVVIQNYPNCEHLVIDGMSTDGTVELLRNFRIDASSGITWVSEPDSGQSEALNKGFRKATGDIIGWLNADDRYRTGCFERVAKMFEEDPGLDILYGDYRVVDEFGGLVRIKPEITFSAFVLFYHRVLYIPTTTTFFRRRVFDEGNWINENLQYVMDLELFIRLAVKGYRFKHIPELLADFRLQPASKTCRNPEKQQWEHRRVIFATVPLLRRLKSERLKRAALFFCRPIAGLRRYGEKAIRGSYWAQLQANSFDRFGS
- a CDS encoding glycosyltransferase family 4 protein — encoded protein: MNILITALSSSTGPSGICRHAYSLVCCAASRREISEVTLVIGKWQEEYFRHSFRIEGTKVNIVTVDTRNDAFTRNLWYLWELPKLLDALAADILHLSFPVPIRRSALNCPVVVSLHDLYPYDEPHNFGFPKVFFNRAFLQRCLEEADLIACVSETTLSRLATRFPKIAQRKSVVVHNCVNIDSDRPSAPVIKGQPFFLMVAQHRANKNIPLALRAFGTLLEKGRIERRTLLVLLGNHGPETGAIKAVIEREALGDRVKMMDSVSDEELAWLYKSCDLLLAPSLMEGFGLPVVEGLLCGSRVVCSDIPTFREIGGEACHYFDLNSGKEVSALAAVICDALDTPRRISENLDRFSLGEIANKLMVVYVDLREGSMQAAKRNETVELHPAGS
- a CDS encoding response regulator transcription factor encodes the protein MSLILVIEDDPRIQKALHRQFTTEGYDVHVTGDGAQGLATCKSLKPAGVVLDLMLPSMSGLEVCKGIKSWSASTPVVVLSAVSEVADKVLLLELGADDYVTKPFSPRELMARVQAAIRRTRKPAAISRVSFGNVTADFSGMEVFKDGAPVVLTAHEIKLLQYFVEHAERVITREELLNDVWNYTSYPTTRTVDNHIMKLRQKLEVDPGKPVYFRTIHGIGYKFVRGN
- a CDS encoding sensor histidine kinase, with protein sequence MRTTLLIPLVVLSFGCTLLSLLVIRTIVQQQTKADLASDLRHSVKTYQNIQHQQRELLARESALLADLPSLKSLMTTYDPRTIADGGIEFWQVSGCDFFALLDQNGKLIVSYNRGAALDRSGVARGLEADRHRPGEPILLSLGDRIYEIATQPLYFGPKEHGTFLGSVAVGYPIDEYVAREVSEAAAAQVAFAVNGRVVVSTLGLGLQQQLVARGGNLLQISTQDKKIQLGKMEYLAASERLTNSVGEESPTEIPQLVVLKSFEQATQLLDRVNRWVLALALAALVVGSGMLASILRNLTRPIGTLVEGTRALAQGNFDYKLSEDGASEIRELSRAFERMRIQLRRTQRELLDSERLATIGRMASSISHDLRHYLSAMYANAEFMSGANISQPEREELMLEVQTAVQGMTDLLDSLLLFTQTGRALHPEFESITLMIQRAVNMVRSHPAGRDVKITLNGLSSLEAWVDAKKLGRAVYNLLLNACQAAKRGQGPAAVTLALIESERSIQIRIADNGPGVPALVRQKIFLPFVSESRESGTGLGLTLAQQIAQEHGGGIELEETTAGNTVFTINLPRAALQALGVAVEKKTSVAHIPVHEKG
- a CDS encoding carboxypeptidase regulatory-like domain-containing protein is translated as MFTPHLLVVATGASVQFPNEDPFFHNVFSLFNGKRFDLGLYESGTTRSVRFDREGVSYIFCNIHPEMGAVILALSTPYYGISGENGTVSIHNVPPGNYRLNVWSENGQPADQTTAERIIQVTSQPLRLDDITLQATGDALANHKNKFGEEYKPNQEIRY